The following are encoded together in the Candidatus Babeliales bacterium genome:
- a CDS encoding ankyrin repeat domain-containing protein — MTIKSIIFLMITLTLTTKTMPAALRTDINAVDSSGWTRLHLAASNGNEREVELLIAAGAYVDAQNYAGCTPLLFAAMHGYDKIVALLLTKADLSTYVGWTPLHTAALNGHLACVQLLVGAGADIHAKDRHDRTPLDCARENGHTKIVELLEAARVS; from the coding sequence ATGACCATAAAAAGTATAATTTTTCTCATGATTACTCTCACACTCACAACAAAGACTATGCCAGCGGCACTACGGACTGATATTAATGCCGTTGATAGTAGCGGCTGGACACGATTACACCTTGCTGCCAGCAATGGCAATGAGAGAGAAGTAGAATTACTCATTGCAGCTGGCGCATATGTTGATGCTCAAAACTATGCCGGCTGTACACCTCTTCTTTTTGCTGCCATGCATGGCTATGACAAAATTGTAGCATTACTTCTTACCAAAGCAGATCTCAGCACGTATGTCGGCTGGACACCACTGCATACTGCTGCTCTCAATGGCCACCTTGCCTGCGTACAATTGCTTGTTGGCGCTGGCGCAGACATTCATGCTAAAGACAGACATGATCGAACACCACTTGATTGCGCTCGTGAAAATGGTCATACCAAAATTGTAGAATTACTTGAAGCTGCAAGAGTTTCTTGA
- a CDS encoding ankyrin repeat domain-containing protein: protein MTNIPTTLTLHEAAKIGDIKALQELIATGADVNSPDEEDWTPLHFAALEGHAACVALLIAAGAQVNARNENSETPLNFACQEGHAEIVTLLIAANADVNITDNTSWMPLHDAVYNGYPACVQLLIAAGAHVNTADNQQSQTLLHGAAQFGHAGVVELLLGAGADVDARNGDHATPLHLAADQGHTTCVELLIGAGATLDACDNDGATPLHFAATNGHISVVTVLVDALSNAGKSVNTRTKTGNTPLALAIQNRNSKTVKLLLTLSETTSELIH from the coding sequence ATGACAAATATACCCACCACACTCACGCTTCATGAAGCTGCCAAGATTGGCGATATCAAAGCTCTCCAAGAACTTATTGCCACAGGCGCTGATGTTAACAGTCCTGATGAAGAAGACTGGACACCCCTGCATTTTGCTGCCCTGGAAGGTCATGCCGCATGCGTAGCATTGCTCATTGCTGCCGGCGCGCAGGTGAATGCCCGCAATGAAAATAGCGAAACACCACTTAATTTTGCTTGCCAAGAAGGCCATGCAGAAATTGTAACATTACTTATTGCTGCCAATGCGGATGTTAATATCACTGACAACACCAGCTGGATGCCACTTCATGATGCTGTTTACAATGGCTACCCTGCATGCGTACAATTACTTATTGCTGCTGGCGCACATGTTAACACAGCAGACAACCAACAAAGCCAAACCCTACTTCATGGAGCTGCACAATTCGGCCATGCCGGAGTAGTAGAATTACTTCTTGGCGCTGGCGCAGATGTTGATGCTCGTAACGGTGACCATGCCACACCTCTTCATCTGGCCGCTGACCAAGGTCACACAACTTGCGTGGAATTACTTATTGGCGCTGGAGCAACTCTTGATGCTTGTGATAATGATGGCGCCACGCCACTTCATTTCGCAGCCACCAATGGCCACATCAGCGTTGTAACAGTACTTGTTGACGCACTCTCCAACGCAGGGAAAAGTGTTAATACACGCACTAAAACAGGCAATACACCACTTGCTTTGGCAATTCAAAACCGCAATTCAAAAACCGTAAAATTACTGCTCACATTGTCTGAAACTACATCAGAACTCATACACTGA
- a CDS encoding ankyrin repeat domain-containing protein has product MANMPTTLMLHEAAKIGDIKALQELIAAGANVNAHDKRGWTPLHEATVYDFKECVQLLLAAGANVNAGNNFDVTALHWAAVHGYAELVQLLIAAGAKVDAVTKTDETPLSLAASHNYTAVVEILKAAGAS; this is encoded by the coding sequence ATGGCCAACATGCCCACCACACTAATGCTGCATGAAGCTGCCAAGATTGGCGATATCAAAGCTCTCCAAGAACTCATTGCCGCAGGCGCCAATGTTAATGCTCATGACAAACGAGGCTGGACACCGTTGCACGAAGCTACTGTCTATGATTTTAAAGAATGTGTACAATTGCTTCTGGCCGCTGGTGCAAACGTTAACGCTGGTAACAATTTTGACGTCACGGCACTTCATTGGGCCGCCGTCCACGGCTACGCCGAACTGGTACAACTACTCATTGCTGCCGGAGCAAAAGTTGATGCTGTCACTAAAACAGACGAAACTCCACTGAGCTTGGCTGCTTCTCATAACTACACCGCCGTTGTAGAAATACTCAAAGCCGCTGGAGCTTCTTGA
- a CDS encoding ankyrin repeat domain-containing protein encodes MNIKFLTSLMLAFTLTTSAMPAASSTTFGKKERALGHAAKTGNSKRLKRLIAQKAPINAYDNLGRTALHHAADCGHIEIVKLLIKAKADVDARDNYGLAPINLAAFHRHKAIVKLLKTAMSQSISYNLTD; translated from the coding sequence ATGAACATAAAATTTCTCACTTCACTCATGCTTGCTTTTACGCTAACAACAAGCGCCATGCCTGCTGCATCAAGCACAACTTTTGGCAAAAAAGAAAGAGCTCTAGGCCATGCTGCCAAAACTGGTAATAGCAAAAGGCTAAAAAGGCTTATTGCTCAGAAAGCACCTATTAATGCTTATGACAATTTGGGCAGGACAGCTCTTCATCATGCTGCCGACTGCGGTCATATCGAAATCGTAAAATTACTTATTAAAGCCAAAGCAGATGTTGATGCTCGCGATAACTACGGCTTGGCACCAATTAATTTGGCCGCCTTTCATCGCCACAAAGCAATCGTAAAATTACTTAAAACTGCAATGTCACAGTCTATCTCCTATAATCTCACCGACTAG
- a CDS encoding NTP transferase domain-containing protein — MLIIIPMSGVGNRFMQAGYSDPKPLINVDGKPIIEHVVNLFPGEHNFIFICNQEHLQTTEMYNVLRRIAPSGTIVSIPKHKNGPVYAVSKVFNLIDNDEEVIVNYCDFSMYWDYNNFLHHTRTRNADGAIPAYKGFHPHMLHDPNYAFIKDQNQWLLEIKEKAPFTTNKTNEYASTGAYYFKRGSLLKKYFPELIERDINVNGEYYVSLIYNLLKRDGLNVSVYEVQHMLQWGTPEDLEEYVGWSAYFKRAAEQVEQKKITHDLMLIPLAGRGQRFVQDGYADPKPLIPVSGKPMIVQAAASLPATTEQIFVCLNEHCQRYPLEHAIKETYPHAEIKKLDHVTEGQACTCEFGLQNIDPEKSLVIGACDNGMLWNQQKYQDLVDDKSVDVIAWSFRNHPSSNKNPQMYGWLAVDHNNVVTNVSVKVPLSANPSHDHAIVGTFTFKKAAYFLQAAQNLRAKNIRVNNEFYVDSCINQALAMGLTVKVFEVDHYVCWGTPNDLRTFEYWQSFFHKCTWHPYRLEKDATVAPEKIAELDMKYRMFTQPNREPLVTGKQQQVSQAL; from the coding sequence ATGCTCATAATAATCCCCATGTCTGGGGTTGGAAATCGGTTTATGCAAGCAGGCTATAGCGACCCAAAGCCACTCATCAACGTTGACGGCAAGCCAATTATTGAGCACGTGGTCAACCTCTTTCCCGGCGAACACAATTTTATTTTTATCTGCAACCAAGAACATTTACAAACAACAGAAATGTACAATGTACTGCGGCGCATAGCCCCTTCCGGCACTATTGTGAGTATTCCCAAGCACAAAAACGGACCAGTTTACGCCGTCTCAAAAGTTTTTAATCTGATCGACAATGATGAAGAAGTAATCGTTAATTATTGCGATTTTTCAATGTACTGGGACTATAACAACTTTTTGCACCACACGCGCACGCGCAATGCCGATGGTGCCATTCCTGCCTACAAAGGTTTTCATCCGCACATGTTGCACGATCCAAATTATGCATTTATAAAAGACCAAAACCAGTGGCTGCTGGAAATAAAAGAAAAGGCTCCATTTACCACCAATAAAACGAATGAGTATGCGTCGACTGGCGCGTACTATTTTAAGCGCGGTTCTTTACTAAAAAAATATTTTCCAGAACTAATTGAACGTGATATTAACGTTAACGGCGAGTACTACGTAAGTTTAATTTACAACCTGCTCAAACGCGATGGGCTCAATGTTTCGGTATACGAAGTACAGCATATGCTGCAGTGGGGAACTCCTGAAGATCTTGAAGAATATGTTGGCTGGTCAGCGTATTTCAAACGTGCTGCAGAGCAAGTAGAACAAAAAAAAATAACACACGACCTCATGCTCATACCTTTGGCGGGGCGCGGACAACGCTTTGTACAAGACGGCTACGCCGACCCCAAGCCACTTATTCCTGTCAGCGGCAAACCAATGATTGTGCAGGCGGCAGCAAGCTTGCCAGCAACAACCGAACAGATTTTTGTTTGTTTGAACGAACATTGCCAACGCTACCCGCTCGAGCACGCCATTAAAGAAACGTATCCACATGCTGAGATAAAAAAACTGGATCACGTGACTGAAGGCCAGGCATGCACCTGCGAATTTGGTTTACAAAACATTGATCCAGAAAAATCACTGGTTATTGGCGCATGCGATAACGGCATGCTGTGGAACCAGCAGAAATATCAAGACCTGGTCGACGACAAAAGTGTTGATGTTATTGCCTGGAGCTTTAGAAATCATCCATCAAGCAACAAAAACCCACAGATGTACGGCTGGCTGGCCGTTGACCACAATAACGTTGTTACCAACGTTTCGGTAAAGGTCCCACTCTCAGCAAACCCATCACACGACCATGCAATTGTGGGCACGTTCACGTTCAAAAAAGCGGCCTACTTTTTGCAAGCGGCGCAAAACTTGCGCGCCAAAAATATTCGCGTGAACAATGAATTTTATGTGGACAGCTGTATTAACCAAGCTCTGGCAATGGGCCTCACGGTAAAAGTTTTTGAGGTGGATCACTATGTCTGCTGGGGCACACCCAACGACTTGCGCACCTTTGAATATTGGCAAAGTTTCTTTCACAAATGCACGTGGCACCCGTACCGCTTAGAAAAAGACGCAACGGTAGCACCGGAAAAGATTGCAGAGCTTGATATGAAATATCGTATGTTTACACAACCAAACCGCGAACCATTGGTAACAGGCAAACAGCAGCAGGTTAGCCAAGCATTGTAA
- a CDS encoding glycosyltransferase family 2 protein: protein MKKLSIVIPCFNEAKNIPLILGRFARILKRTDIEVILVNNGSLDDSQQILDYALPAFPFARTVHVEKNQGYGFGILSGLRAAEGEYLAWTHADMQTDPHDVIKALEMVEQLGNPTNVYVKGNRKGRSALDLFFTVGMSCFETMYLGKKLWDINAQPNLFHKSFFAQWHNPPHDFALDLYVLYLAHQLNVKIVRFNVTFPPRVHGQSSWNTGLLSKWKLTKRTMSFSRALKKELAE from the coding sequence ATGAAAAAACTCTCCATAGTCATTCCGTGTTTTAACGAAGCAAAAAATATACCGTTAATTTTAGGCCGCTTTGCGCGTATTTTAAAGCGTACCGACATCGAAGTTATCCTCGTCAATAACGGCTCTCTTGATGACTCGCAGCAAATTTTAGACTACGCTCTTCCCGCTTTTCCGTTTGCGCGGACCGTGCATGTTGAAAAAAATCAAGGCTATGGCTTTGGTATTTTGTCGGGTCTTCGTGCGGCTGAGGGAGAGTATCTTGCTTGGACGCATGCCGACATGCAAACCGATCCGCATGACGTGATTAAAGCGCTTGAAATGGTTGAGCAGTTGGGCAACCCTACCAATGTTTATGTCAAAGGCAATCGCAAAGGGCGCAGTGCGCTTGATCTTTTTTTTACCGTTGGCATGAGTTGTTTTGAAACGATGTATTTGGGCAAAAAATTGTGGGACATTAACGCTCAGCCAAATCTTTTTCATAAAAGTTTTTTTGCGCAGTGGCACAACCCACCGCATGATTTTGCGCTTGATTTGTATGTGTTGTACTTGGCACACCAACTTAATGTAAAAATTGTCAGATTTAATGTGACCTTTCCGCCGCGTGTTCATGGGCAGTCGTCGTGGAACACCGGCTTATTATCAAAATGGAAGTTAACGAAACGAACTATGTCGTTTAGTCGTGCGTTAAAAAAAGAGTTAGCAGAATAA
- a CDS encoding class I SAM-dependent methyltransferase: MDYRDYQAGASQDHFWFKAKPQFIRTLLEKIPQQSSQNILDIGAGTGEDVATLARFGKIYAVDIDQQALDMIPDSLVVEKKQADACGLPYDNATFDVVVAFDVLEHVEHDQKMVNEIFRVLKPGGHFVFTVPAYNMLFSAHDRELLHFRRYTKSSAHKLFKKFTKLDAGYWFFLLFIPAAFKRLMSKNKPTSGMTMLPAGLNSFCFSLLRFENWLLSKGLHFPCGLSVYGIYQKKTDV; this comes from the coding sequence GTGGATTATCGAGATTATCAGGCTGGTGCGAGCCAAGACCATTTTTGGTTTAAGGCCAAGCCTCAATTTATTCGCACGCTGCTTGAAAAAATTCCTCAACAATCATCACAAAATATTTTGGACATTGGCGCAGGCACGGGAGAAGATGTTGCAACGCTTGCACGCTTTGGCAAAATTTATGCGGTTGATATTGATCAACAGGCGCTGGACATGATACCAGATTCACTGGTTGTAGAAAAAAAACAAGCCGACGCTTGTGGGCTGCCCTACGATAATGCAACATTTGATGTGGTTGTTGCTTTTGATGTTTTGGAGCATGTTGAGCACGATCAGAAAATGGTGAACGAAATTTTTCGTGTGTTAAAACCTGGCGGTCATTTTGTGTTTACCGTGCCTGCCTACAACATGCTTTTTAGTGCACACGACCGTGAACTTCTTCATTTTCGGCGTTATACAAAAAGTAGTGCTCATAAGCTTTTTAAAAAATTTACAAAATTAGATGCTGGCTATTGGTTTTTTTTGTTATTTATTCCAGCAGCTTTTAAGCGTTTAATGAGTAAAAATAAGCCAACTAGCGGTATGACAATGCTACCTGCAGGGTTAAATTCTTTTTGTTTTTCTTTGTTACGCTTTGAAAACTGGCTGTTGAGCAAAGGTTTGCACTTTCCATGTGGGTTATCGGTTTATGGTATTTATCAAAAGAAGACTGATGTATGA
- a CDS encoding glycosyltransferase family 2 protein, giving the protein MESRLLSLVIPLLNEEGNLKPLYHELIPIVTSLQHFNNYELIFVNDGSTDQSLSILKELAALDPQVKIISFTRNFGHEHATYAGMVHAQGDAIVLLDADRQDPPALIAQFEQEFLKGHHIVYGQRSKRENESWLKKLTSKAFYPLFKFLTKVDMPRDVGDFCLLSRKAINCFKQLPEKTLFIRGMIYWSGLSKKAVPFVRRSRGEGTSKYNYWKLTVFALENIISFSTFPIYVMLFLATLAIAFCLLGTGLALFMNLFGYVIMTGWTSLMICMLFLFASTLFFMSLIGLYVGKIFQEVKARPIFLIDEKINFTQNSTHPVDYTPLPQNFVR; this is encoded by the coding sequence ATGGAGAGTAGATTATTATCACTCGTTATTCCTTTGCTCAATGAAGAAGGAAATCTAAAGCCTCTTTATCACGAACTCATACCAATAGTAACGTCGTTGCAACACTTCAACAACTACGAATTAATCTTTGTTAATGACGGCAGCACCGACCAATCTTTATCAATTTTAAAAGAACTTGCAGCACTGGACCCACAGGTAAAAATTATATCATTCACGCGCAATTTTGGTCATGAACACGCAACCTACGCAGGCATGGTGCACGCACAAGGCGATGCGATTGTGCTGCTTGATGCTGACCGGCAAGACCCACCAGCACTCATCGCTCAGTTTGAACAAGAATTTTTAAAAGGCCACCACATTGTTTACGGCCAACGTTCAAAGCGCGAGAACGAATCGTGGTTAAAAAAATTGACCTCAAAAGCATTTTATCCGCTGTTCAAATTTCTAACAAAAGTCGACATGCCACGCGATGTTGGCGATTTTTGTCTACTGAGCCGCAAAGCAATTAACTGCTTTAAGCAATTACCAGAAAAAACACTCTTTATTCGCGGCATGATTTACTGGTCAGGACTTTCAAAAAAAGCAGTGCCATTTGTACGCCGCAGCCGGGGCGAAGGAACATCGAAATATAATTATTGGAAGCTGACCGTATTTGCTCTAGAAAACATTATTTCATTTTCGACCTTTCCCATTTACGTCATGCTTTTTTTAGCAACACTTGCAATTGCCTTTTGTTTACTTGGCACAGGCCTTGCTCTCTTCATGAATTTATTTGGTTATGTGATTATGACTGGCTGGACATCACTCATGATATGCATGCTCTTTCTGTTTGCTTCAACGCTCTTTTTTATGAGCTTGATTGGACTGTATGTTGGCAAAATTTTTCAGGAAGTTAAAGCTCGCCCCATTTTTTTAATTGATGAAAAAATAAATTTTACCCAAAACTCAACACATCCTGTTGACTACACACCGTTGCCCCAAAATTTTGTGCGATAG
- a CDS encoding glycosyltransferase family 39 protein, giving the protein MSINKKTIITLILFLGIIIIFGIPFTTWWFNGDDFHGLFLAYKTTTWHDLLNFFYEGHTNVGIGPSNAVGTLERSTFLGTYYRPLYCIFLTLQYWLFGTNAYPYFLCNIVFHAFNTALLFIIFSKLTGLFPALLAALLFAAHPQIAYRFGAIVNFHYYVNVALVLLTLLAFKKYLDTNYQRYNALACTLFALSLFTRESSIVLPGIAFIGAYLYLYPYEELSVIHHLKNFPTMLSKVAGLAGTGVTFLILRLYLYPFTPLPPSSSNTSWLLKKIPELKVFIFDLFSLSWLPWGQPVLRGTLLLACISFFAWLFFHNTRKRYVFGAFLCGLLMLWPALAGPYSPRYFYESYPFFLLSFILCCIFYTGKLTKFKKSLLTLLSCFVIFNIFFVLHSFARRTTKHHQLAQATHKLVTNPAIKNRALCFVGHPLDGFGEQNAAIFWILLNDPTIPIFFDSATAIMQADANIVQPTKWANIVSAYHDKNYYTTTPVSGGFRFTSTDPEKVYFLAEHVGYSLGTTIIHEKKIINGQNIVTDFTLLLDEQYIKKSPIFIRWDFETKKFLLINHDRAIPEMS; this is encoded by the coding sequence ATGAGCATTAATAAAAAAACTATTATCACACTTATTCTCTTTTTAGGCATTATCATAATTTTTGGCATACCATTTACCACCTGGTGGTTTAACGGCGATGACTTTCATGGCCTTTTTCTTGCGTACAAAACAACCACCTGGCACGATCTCTTAAACTTTTTTTATGAGGGACACACCAACGTCGGCATTGGGCCATCAAATGCAGTTGGCACACTTGAACGCAGCACCTTTTTGGGTACCTACTACCGCCCGCTCTACTGCATTTTTTTAACATTACAGTACTGGCTCTTTGGTACCAATGCCTACCCTTATTTTTTGTGTAACATTGTTTTTCATGCGTTTAACACAGCATTACTTTTTATTATTTTTTCAAAGCTTACCGGCTTATTCCCGGCACTTTTAGCAGCCCTGCTATTTGCCGCACACCCACAAATTGCTTACCGCTTTGGCGCTATCGTTAACTTTCATTACTACGTTAACGTAGCACTCGTGCTGCTCACACTGCTCGCGTTCAAAAAGTACTTGGATACCAATTACCAACGCTACAATGCTCTTGCTTGCACACTTTTTGCACTCAGTCTTTTTACGCGTGAATCATCAATTGTGTTGCCCGGCATTGCTTTTATTGGCGCTTATTTGTACTTATATCCCTACGAAGAATTGAGCGTCATTCACCACCTCAAAAACTTTCCTACCATGCTCAGCAAGGTTGCAGGCCTTGCAGGCACCGGCGTTACCTTTCTAATTTTGCGGCTGTATCTCTACCCATTTACTCCTCTCCCACCCTCATCATCAAACACATCATGGCTCCTTAAAAAAATACCAGAACTCAAAGTTTTTATTTTTGACCTTTTTAGTCTCTCGTGGCTCCCCTGGGGACAACCAGTGCTGCGCGGTACACTCCTGCTTGCCTGCATCAGTTTTTTCGCCTGGCTCTTTTTCCACAACACGCGAAAACGTTACGTCTTCGGCGCATTTTTATGTGGACTTCTTATGCTCTGGCCGGCATTGGCCGGGCCCTACAGCCCTCGCTATTTTTATGAAAGCTACCCATTTTTTTTACTCAGTTTTATTCTGTGTTGCATTTTTTATACCGGCAAACTTACCAAATTCAAAAAATCTCTGCTCACATTACTTTCTTGTTTCGTAATTTTTAATATTTTTTTTGTGTTGCACAGCTTTGCACGGCGCACAACAAAGCACCATCAGCTTGCTCAAGCAACACACAAGCTGGTTACAAACCCCGCTATCAAGAACCGTGCACTCTGTTTTGTTGGCCACCCGCTCGACGGCTTTGGCGAACAAAATGCAGCAATCTTTTGGATATTATTAAATGACCCCACCATTCCCATTTTTTTTGATTCAGCAACGGCCATTATGCAAGCTGATGCAAACATTGTGCAGCCCACCAAGTGGGCCAACATTGTCAGCGCATATCACGACAAAAATTATTATACCACCACCCCAGTATCTGGCGGTTTTAGGTTTACTTCAACTGATCCTGAAAAAGTTTATTTCTTGGCAGAGCATGTTGGCTATTCCTTGGGAACAACGATTATTCATGAAAAAAAGATAATTAACGGACAAAACATTGTTACCGACTTTACACTGCTGCTTGATGAGCAATACATAAAAAAAAGTCCCATCTTTATCAGATGGGACTTTGAAACTAAAAAATTCTTACTAATTAATCACGATAGGGCGATACCGGAGATGAGCTAG